The following are from one region of the Simiduia agarivorans SA1 = DSM 21679 genome:
- a CDS encoding SLATT domain-containing protein, protein MRLDCILLKMHREATTRSVAHHYVAASLAKKHLFLGIPLVVITAIVGADVYPNDGGKIFPSHVISWIAISAVVLSSLQTFMKFQEDAEKHRGVGAQWESLRRDLERDIELETQENYEILSIKSEILRSASPIIPARMWSQAVSRYDEIRKEQWPDYFAKENK, encoded by the coding sequence ATGAGATTAGATTGCATACTTTTAAAAATGCACAGAGAAGCAACTACGCGATCTGTGGCGCATCATTATGTTGCTGCTTCCTTGGCAAAAAAACATTTATTTCTTGGCATCCCATTAGTCGTTATTACAGCGATTGTCGGTGCGGACGTATATCCGAATGATGGTGGAAAAATTTTTCCGAGTCATGTGATTTCTTGGATCGCAATATCAGCCGTAGTGCTATCATCACTGCAGACATTTATGAAATTTCAAGAGGATGCAGAAAAGCATAGAGGAGTGGGTGCGCAGTGGGAATCCTTGCGTCGCGATCTAGAGAGGGATATAGAGCTAGAGACGCAAGAAAATTACGAAATTCTGTCTATAAAGTCGGAAATTCTTAGATCAGCCTCTCCTATTATACCAGCACGGATGTGGAGTCAGGCTGTGAGCAGGTATGACGAAATCCGTAAAGAGCAATGGCCTGACTACTTTGCAAAAGAAAATAAATAG
- a CDS encoding nucleoside deaminase → MASVVFVFSCSTANLDVKEKHDILFSQSGVLGEENNLSSINNAKENANSYEIEKRQEIDDIYLLLAMSVVYKNWQSVNVLKENRRGHNIGGVLVGPDLKPIFWARNARHATKNASQHAEVRIVSSYLMCPGTPSYLANNYTLYSSLEPCLMCTGMLSLTRLDRAVFAQKDTGYGDVDKRLLLDTSNIGGYSPYPNVVQLQSHSSGWTNELNAAYKSWKLLDRKNISITDWLLSDNAEIHFRKSEQRLLNYRSEYENEDILSAAINYLQLVTVEFEKDLSKFCPE, encoded by the coding sequence ATGGCTAGTGTTGTTTTTGTTTTTTCTTGCTCTACTGCAAATCTAGATGTAAAAGAAAAACACGATATTCTATTTTCTCAAAGCGGTGTTTTAGGTGAGGAGAATAATCTCTCATCGATTAATAATGCTAAGGAAAATGCAAATAGCTATGAAATTGAGAAGAGGCAAGAAATAGACGATATCTATCTTCTTTTGGCTATGTCTGTTGTGTATAAAAACTGGCAGTCAGTTAATGTCTTGAAAGAAAATCGTCGAGGACACAATATAGGTGGAGTTCTTGTTGGACCAGATCTTAAACCTATCTTTTGGGCGAGAAATGCGCGACATGCTACCAAAAACGCTTCACAGCATGCTGAAGTTCGAATCGTTAGCAGCTATCTAATGTGCCCTGGTACGCCGTCCTACTTGGCTAATAACTATACACTTTACTCTAGTCTGGAGCCTTGTTTAATGTGTACTGGCATGCTTTCTCTTACCCGCTTAGATCGGGCGGTTTTTGCGCAGAAAGATACAGGGTATGGTGATGTAGACAAACGGTTACTGTTGGACACTTCGAATATTGGTGGCTATTCGCCATATCCAAATGTGGTTCAGCTACAAAGTCATTCTTCAGGTTGGACTAATGAATTGAATGCAGCCTATAAATCATGGAAATTGTTAGATCGGAAGAATATAAGTATTACAGACTGGCTGCTAAGTGATAATGCGGAAATTCATTTTAGAAAATCAGAGCAAAGACTTTTAAATTATAGGTCAGAATATGAAAATGAAGATATATTGTCTGCAGCTATAAACTATCTGCAGTTGGTTACAGTTGAATTTGAAAAAGATCTATCAAAGTTTTGCCCAGAGTAA
- the aceF gene encoding dihydrolipoyllysine-residue acetyltransferase yields the protein MAIETIAVPDIGGAEDVDVIEICVSVGDEVSEGDSLIVLETDKASMEVPSPVSGKVVSIALKEGAKVSQGAVIGVVAVAGNGASAPKAEAAPAPAQAAAPVAAAPVAAAAPAGDRDLVIPDLGGSENVDVIEVCVAVGDTVAEGDSLVVLETDKASMEVPAEFAGTIKSLTVKEGDKLSAGSVIGVIVAEGKAAPVASAPAAAPAAAPAPATTAAPAAPATAAATSAADEAVPGFVDSVYAGPAVRKLARQLGVDMTKIKGSGPRNRLTKDDIRSYVKTIIQDVQTGKLQSGSVGSGIPAVPAVDFAKFGPIEMVKMSKIKKVTAANMQRSWLNVPHVTQWDDADITELEAFRNSMKAEAEKRGVKLTPVPFLLKACAAALRAEPSFNVSMHHDGEHIVQKDYVHIGMAVDTPNGLMVPVIRDVDKKGLYELAEEATALAKKARDGKLMPNDMQGGCFTISSLGAMGGNGFTPIVNTPEVAILGVSRAQVKPVWNGKEFEPRNMLPLSLSYDHRAINGGDAGRFFTYLTAVIGDIRKLLL from the coding sequence TTGGCTATTGAAACAATCGCGGTGCCCGACATTGGCGGCGCCGAAGACGTGGATGTAATCGAAATCTGCGTGAGTGTTGGCGACGAAGTGAGCGAAGGCGATTCACTCATCGTGTTGGAAACCGACAAAGCGAGCATGGAAGTGCCGTCACCTGTCTCCGGCAAGGTAGTGAGCATTGCGTTGAAAGAAGGCGCCAAGGTATCGCAGGGTGCCGTGATTGGTGTAGTGGCTGTGGCCGGTAACGGTGCGTCTGCGCCCAAAGCCGAAGCCGCACCGGCGCCTGCTCAGGCAGCTGCGCCTGTGGCGGCAGCACCCGTTGCCGCTGCAGCGCCCGCCGGTGACCGGGACCTGGTGATTCCGGATCTGGGTGGCAGCGAAAACGTGGACGTGATTGAAGTGTGTGTGGCTGTAGGCGACACAGTAGCTGAAGGCGATTCACTGGTGGTGCTGGAAACCGATAAGGCCTCCATGGAAGTGCCCGCAGAATTTGCCGGCACCATCAAAAGCCTGACCGTGAAAGAAGGCGACAAACTCTCTGCCGGTTCGGTCATTGGTGTGATTGTGGCGGAAGGTAAAGCCGCGCCCGTTGCTTCAGCGCCAGCGGCTGCTCCAGCCGCTGCACCTGCGCCAGCCACTACGGCAGCACCCGCTGCGCCAGCAACGGCAGCAGCAACATCTGCAGCCGACGAAGCCGTCCCCGGTTTTGTGGATTCCGTATACGCCGGCCCCGCTGTGCGCAAATTGGCGCGCCAGCTTGGCGTGGACATGACCAAAATCAAAGGCAGCGGCCCGCGCAATCGCCTGACCAAAGATGATATTCGCTCTTACGTGAAAACCATCATCCAGGACGTGCAAACCGGCAAGCTGCAATCCGGCAGCGTGGGCTCCGGTATTCCGGCTGTGCCGGCGGTAGATTTTGCCAAGTTTGGCCCGATTGAAATGGTCAAAATGAGCAAAATCAAAAAGGTCACCGCCGCCAATATGCAGCGCAGCTGGCTCAACGTGCCGCACGTGACCCAATGGGACGACGCCGACATCACCGAGCTCGAAGCCTTCCGCAACAGCATGAAAGCAGAGGCAGAAAAGCGCGGCGTAAAACTCACACCCGTGCCGTTCCTGCTCAAAGCCTGCGCCGCAGCATTGCGTGCGGAGCCAAGCTTTAATGTGTCCATGCACCACGACGGCGAGCACATCGTACAAAAAGATTACGTCCACATCGGCATGGCGGTTGATACCCCCAACGGCCTCATGGTGCCCGTGATCCGCGACGTAGACAAAAAAGGCCTGTACGAACTGGCAGAAGAAGCCACCGCCCTCGCGAAGAAAGCGCGCGATGGCAAGCTGATGCCGAACGACATGCAGGGCGGTTGTTTTACCATTTCTTCACTGGGTGCCATGGGTGGCAATGGGTTTACCCCCATCGTCAACACACCTGAGGTTGCCATCCTGGGCGTATCGCGCGCACAGGTGAAGCCGGTGTGGAATGGTAAAGAGTTTGAACCGCGCAACATGTTGCCGCTGAGCTTGTCCTATGACCACCGGGCGATTAATGGTGGGGATGCAGGTAGGTTCTTTACCTATCTTACGGCGGTGATCGGGGATATTCGGAAATTGCTGTTGTGA
- the aceE gene encoding pyruvate dehydrogenase (acetyl-transferring), homodimeric type produces MTEDIDALETREWLDALHAVIRYGGDGRAAFLLKQMFDRATMAGVELPAAITTPYRNTIPPKKEKRMPGDLFMERRIRSLIRWNALAMVMRANDNDEGLGGHISSFSSAATLYDVGFNYFFRGNDGEELGDLIYYQGHSAPGMYARSFLEGRISEDQLDNFRREVDGAGLSSYPHPWLMPDYWQFPTVSMGLGPLQAIYQAHVMRYMSARDLVKRGDRKVWAFLGDGECDEPESLGAIALAGREQLENLIFVINCNLQRLDGPVRGNGKIIQELEGVFRGAGWNVIKVVWGRHWDALLEKDTTGLLQKRMDEVCDGELQNYKANGGAYTREHFFGKYPELLELVKDLSDDDIMKLNRGGHDPYKVYAAYAEAVAHKGQPTVILAQTVKGYGLGAAGEAANITHSVKKLDIASLKGFRDRFGIPISDDDLKTVPYYRPAPDSPEMQYMHSRRKSLGGYLPARQADFDALEIPSLETFKAQLKGTGEREISTTMAWVRFISTLVKDKNIGERVVPIVPDEARTFGMEGMFRQLGIYTSEGQKYVPHDHDQIMYYKEDKKGQILEEGINEAGAMAAWLAAATAYSNSHCPMIPFYIYYSMFGFQRIGDLAWAAGDSQARGFLIGATAGRTTLNGEGLQHQDGHSHILANTIPNCKTYDPTYSYELAVIMQDGMKRMFQDKENCFYYITTMNENYVHPDMPAGAEEGIIKGMYLLNEGKKTPKKGMRVQLMGAGTILREVEAAAVILRDEYGVESDIWSLTSVNELTRDGQRVSRWNMLNPEAKKPRKAFITECLEKQEGPVIAATDYMKTYTEQLRAFIPADTYIALGTEGFGRSDTRAKLRHFFEVDRYFVTIAALKALADEGVIKAADVTKAIKKFGIDPAKADPMSV; encoded by the coding sequence ATGACAGAGGATATTGATGCCCTCGAAACGCGAGAGTGGCTCGATGCTCTACACGCGGTAATTCGTTACGGTGGCGATGGCCGTGCGGCCTTTTTGCTGAAGCAGATGTTCGACCGGGCCACCATGGCCGGCGTTGAGCTGCCCGCTGCCATCACCACTCCCTACCGCAATACCATCCCACCCAAGAAAGAAAAGCGCATGCCCGGCGACCTGTTTATGGAACGCCGCATCCGTTCGTTGATCCGCTGGAACGCGCTCGCCATGGTGATGCGCGCCAACGACAACGACGAGGGCCTGGGTGGCCACATTTCTTCCTTCAGCTCCGCGGCGACACTGTACGACGTGGGCTTTAACTATTTCTTCCGCGGCAACGACGGCGAAGAGCTGGGCGATCTGATTTACTACCAGGGCCACAGTGCGCCGGGTATGTATGCCCGCTCGTTCCTGGAAGGGCGCATTTCTGAAGATCAGCTGGATAATTTCCGTCGCGAAGTGGACGGTGCTGGCCTGTCTTCTTACCCGCACCCGTGGCTCATGCCCGATTACTGGCAGTTCCCCACCGTCTCCATGGGTCTTGGCCCGCTGCAGGCGATTTATCAGGCGCACGTCATGCGTTACATGTCAGCGCGCGATCTGGTCAAGCGCGGCGATCGCAAAGTGTGGGCCTTCCTGGGTGACGGCGAATGTGATGAGCCGGAATCCCTCGGTGCCATCGCACTGGCGGGCCGCGAGCAGCTGGAAAACCTGATCTTCGTGATTAACTGTAACCTGCAGCGCCTGGATGGTCCGGTGCGCGGTAACGGCAAAATCATTCAGGAGCTGGAAGGTGTGTTCCGCGGTGCCGGCTGGAACGTGATCAAAGTGGTGTGGGGTCGTCATTGGGACGCGCTGCTGGAAAAAGACACCACCGGTCTGTTGCAGAAGCGCATGGACGAAGTGTGCGATGGCGAGTTGCAGAACTACAAAGCCAACGGCGGCGCTTACACCCGCGAGCATTTCTTCGGTAAATACCCGGAGCTGTTGGAGCTGGTGAAAGATCTGTCTGACGACGACATCATGAAGCTCAACCGTGGCGGTCATGACCCGTACAAAGTGTACGCAGCCTATGCCGAAGCGGTCGCGCACAAAGGTCAGCCCACCGTGATTCTGGCGCAAACCGTTAAAGGGTATGGTTTGGGTGCAGCCGGCGAAGCCGCCAACATCACTCACTCGGTGAAAAAGCTCGATATCGCATCGCTCAAAGGCTTCCGCGATCGTTTCGGTATTCCGATTTCCGACGACGACCTGAAAACCGTGCCTTACTACCGGCCCGCACCCGACAGCCCGGAAATGCAGTACATGCATTCCCGTCGCAAATCGCTGGGCGGTTACCTGCCGGCGCGTCAGGCAGATTTTGATGCGCTGGAAATTCCTTCATTGGAAACGTTCAAGGCGCAACTCAAAGGCACCGGCGAGCGTGAAATTTCCACCACCATGGCGTGGGTGCGTTTCATTTCCACGCTGGTAAAAGATAAAAACATCGGCGAGCGCGTTGTGCCCATCGTGCCCGATGAGGCCCGTACCTTTGGTATGGAAGGCATGTTCCGCCAACTGGGGATTTATACCTCGGAAGGGCAGAAGTACGTGCCGCATGATCACGACCAGATCATGTACTACAAGGAAGACAAGAAAGGCCAGATTCTGGAAGAGGGCATTAACGAAGCCGGCGCCATGGCGGCCTGGCTGGCAGCGGCGACGGCGTACAGCAACAGCCACTGCCCGATGATTCCTTTCTACATCTACTACTCCATGTTCGGTTTCCAGCGTATTGGCGACCTGGCATGGGCGGCGGGCGATAGCCAGGCGCGCGGCTTCCTGATTGGTGCCACCGCTGGCCGCACCACGCTCAACGGTGAAGGTTTGCAGCACCAGGACGGTCACAGCCATATTCTGGCCAACACCATCCCCAACTGTAAAACCTATGACCCCACCTACAGCTACGAGCTGGCGGTGATCATGCAGGATGGCATGAAGCGCATGTTCCAGGACAAGGAAAACTGCTTCTATTACATCACCACCATGAACGAAAACTACGTTCATCCGGATATGCCCGCCGGTGCCGAAGAAGGCATTATCAAAGGCATGTACCTGCTGAACGAAGGCAAGAAAACGCCCAAGAAAGGCATGCGCGTTCAGCTTATGGGTGCCGGTACGATTCTGCGTGAAGTGGAAGCGGCGGCGGTGATCCTGCGCGACGAGTACGGTGTGGAATCCGATATCTGGAGCCTCACTTCCGTGAACGAACTGACCCGCGACGGTCAGCGCGTATCGCGCTGGAACATGCTCAACCCGGAAGCGAAAAAACCGCGTAAAGCGTTCATTACCGAGTGCCTGGAAAAGCAGGAAGGCCCGGTGATTGCCGCAACCGATTACATGAAAACCTACACCGAGCAATTGCGCGCCTTTATCCCGGCCGACACTTACATCGCCCTGGGTACGGAAGGCTTCGGCCGCTCCGACACGCGCGCCAAGTTGCGTCACTTCTTTGAGGTGGATCGCTACTTCGTCACCATCGCTGCACTCAAAGCGCTGGCCGATGAAGGCGTAATCAAAGCGGCAGACGTAACCAAGGCCATTAAGAAATTTGGCATTGACCCGGCAAAGGCAGACCCCATGAGCGTGTAA
- a CDS encoding insulinase family protein, with the protein MLNRFAWIALLWLCGVAVAWSADNPPALTTAFTPEKSPNDDRQYRYLELANGLRVLLVSSPEAEESAVALRVNVGSAVDPVGREGLAHFLEHMLFLGTEKFPEPDGWPGFIATSGGTHNAYTALDHTLYFYTVRPAHLAQSLERFGQFFTAPLFTEAYVTREREAVNAEYQAKIKDDARRSRAVLNHFTNPAHPAGRFTVGNLNTLADREDEPVRDALIDFYQREYSANIMSLVVLGPQSLEQLAAWASSYFASIPNKNIAAPTNAEPLFKKDRLKTLVRYQPVKELRELRLMFPIPNSAGYYPEKPLTQIADLLGHEGKGSLLSALKQEGLAVALWAGDSDMGPYAGSFIVSVTLTDKGQREYARVMAWVFAAIDLIVKDGPQAWRFEELAQLAAINFRFQERQRPSAWVQQLVNQMNRYKPADILQGGYMYERFDASLTQYFLNFLKPEHALVLMADNDGAFSHQAADYDTPYATAPLPVLPAIAPQALQQLRLPKPNPFVPSRLQVRERVSDSPVPERLINEPQLRLWHMQDNQFNLPRSVIRIQLRTPSVGKNIASRAQAELYVAMVLDELNEYSYPAFLAGLGFDVQVTARGLEITVAGYNDRQGLLLTEILEALVSPRLEAARFANVRTELIRRTRNGDRQPPYIQLLQQIVPTLYQPAWPQHALADALANTGLAEVKTFGRELNQNAQADMLAYGNLLPPEARQLAALVRQQLVKGNARDLPGKLKVLTNVRGGYERDVEVNHPDDALVIYHQAPGHSLTDRAHVAMLVQSLRSPFFHQLRTEQQLGYVVFTSALPIADYPGMVLVAQSPKATPLELRTAFDGFLDSVPEWLGDNLPAHREALLAELNEKPRNLADQAGRYWTAIADAGPGGEVDFYRRDALADALKEVNAVTLRTYAYQLFDPDRRILFATRPVASETEPVTRVTDVDTFKAEGPQFIVP; encoded by the coding sequence ATGCTTAATCGTTTTGCCTGGATTGCGTTGTTGTGGCTTTGCGGCGTAGCTGTCGCATGGTCGGCCGACAATCCGCCTGCCTTAACCACCGCGTTCACGCCCGAAAAAAGCCCCAACGATGATCGCCAGTACCGCTACCTGGAGCTCGCCAACGGATTGAGGGTATTGCTGGTATCCTCGCCGGAAGCGGAAGAATCCGCGGTGGCCCTGCGCGTTAATGTGGGCAGTGCGGTAGACCCGGTAGGGCGCGAAGGTCTGGCTCATTTTCTGGAGCACATGCTGTTTCTCGGCACCGAAAAATTTCCCGAGCCGGATGGCTGGCCGGGATTCATTGCCACCAGTGGCGGCACCCACAACGCCTACACTGCACTCGATCACACCCTGTACTTCTATACCGTGCGACCCGCACATCTGGCGCAATCGCTGGAGCGTTTCGGCCAGTTTTTTACGGCGCCCTTGTTTACTGAGGCCTACGTCACCCGCGAGCGCGAGGCGGTCAACGCTGAGTACCAGGCAAAAATAAAAGACGATGCCCGCCGTTCGCGTGCGGTGCTGAATCATTTCACCAATCCCGCTCATCCGGCCGGCCGGTTTACCGTGGGTAATCTGAACACCCTGGCCGACCGCGAAGACGAACCGGTGCGCGATGCGCTGATCGATTTTTATCAGCGCGAATATTCCGCCAATATCATGTCGTTGGTGGTATTGGGCCCGCAATCCTTGGAGCAGTTGGCGGCCTGGGCGAGCAGCTATTTTGCGTCGATTCCCAACAAAAATATCGCGGCCCCCACCAATGCCGAGCCGCTATTCAAAAAAGACCGTCTTAAAACCCTGGTGCGCTACCAGCCTGTTAAAGAATTGCGCGAACTGCGTTTGATGTTCCCCATTCCTAACAGCGCCGGTTACTACCCGGAAAAACCGCTTACCCAGATTGCCGATCTCCTGGGCCATGAAGGCAAGGGCAGTTTGTTGTCGGCACTGAAGCAGGAAGGCCTGGCGGTGGCGCTGTGGGCCGGCGACAGCGATATGGGGCCCTACGCGGGGAGTTTTATTGTATCGGTTACGCTCACCGACAAAGGCCAGCGCGAATACGCGCGGGTGATGGCCTGGGTGTTTGCCGCGATCGATCTGATAGTAAAAGACGGACCACAGGCGTGGCGGTTTGAAGAGCTAGCGCAGTTGGCGGCCATCAATTTCCGTTTTCAGGAGCGCCAGCGCCCCTCTGCCTGGGTGCAGCAACTCGTCAATCAGATGAACCGTTACAAGCCCGCCGATATTTTACAGGGCGGCTACATGTACGAGCGATTCGACGCCAGTCTGACCCAGTACTTTCTGAATTTTCTCAAACCTGAACACGCGCTGGTGTTGATGGCCGATAACGACGGTGCTTTCAGCCATCAGGCGGCCGATTACGATACGCCATACGCCACCGCGCCGTTGCCCGTACTGCCGGCCATTGCGCCGCAAGCGCTGCAGCAGTTACGCCTGCCCAAGCCCAATCCGTTTGTGCCCAGCCGCCTGCAGGTACGCGAGCGGGTGAGCGATTCCCCGGTGCCCGAGCGGTTGATCAACGAGCCGCAATTGCGTTTGTGGCACATGCAGGACAATCAGTTCAATTTGCCGCGCAGTGTGATCCGCATCCAGTTGCGCACGCCCTCAGTGGGCAAAAACATCGCCAGCCGCGCGCAGGCCGAACTGTATGTGGCCATGGTATTGGACGAACTCAACGAGTACAGCTACCCGGCATTTCTGGCGGGACTTGGGTTTGATGTGCAGGTGACGGCGCGCGGCCTGGAGATCACAGTGGCCGGCTACAACGACCGCCAGGGCCTGCTGCTGACGGAAATTCTTGAGGCGCTGGTCAGCCCGCGCCTGGAAGCCGCCCGTTTTGCCAATGTGCGCACCGAATTGATTCGCCGCACCCGCAACGGCGACCGGCAACCGCCCTATATTCAATTGCTACAACAGATTGTGCCCACCCTGTACCAGCCGGCCTGGCCGCAGCATGCGTTGGCTGATGCACTGGCGAATACGGGGCTTGCCGAGGTGAAAACCTTTGGGCGGGAGCTCAATCAGAATGCCCAGGCCGACATGCTGGCGTATGGCAACCTGCTTCCCCCCGAAGCGCGCCAATTGGCCGCCCTGGTGCGTCAGCAGTTGGTGAAGGGCAATGCCAGGGATCTGCCCGGCAAATTGAAAGTGCTGACTAACGTGCGCGGTGGTTACGAGCGCGACGTCGAGGTTAATCATCCGGATGACGCGCTGGTGATCTACCATCAGGCGCCAGGTCACAGCCTGACTGACCGGGCTCATGTGGCCATGCTGGTGCAAAGCTTGCGCTCGCCGTTTTTCCACCAACTGCGCACAGAGCAACAGTTAGGTTATGTGGTCTTTACTTCAGCCTTACCAATAGCCGACTACCCCGGCATGGTGCTGGTGGCGCAGTCGCCCAAAGCCACCCCGCTGGAATTGCGGACAGCGTTCGACGGCTTTCTGGACTCGGTGCCCGAGTGGTTGGGTGATAACCTGCCCGCACACCGCGAAGCCCTGCTGGCCGAACTGAACGAAAAACCTCGCAACCTGGCCGATCAGGCCGGACGCTACTGGACTGCCATCGCCGATGCGGGCCCCGGTGGCGAGGTGGATTTCTACCGGCGCGACGCGCTGGCGGATGCCCTCAAAGAAGTGAACGCGGTGACCCTGCGCACCTACGCCTACCAGTTGTTCGATCCCGATCGCCGCATCCTGTTTGCCACCCGGCCCGTGGCCAGTGAGACCGAGCCGGTGACCAGAGTCACCGATGTAGACACCTTCAAGGCCGAAGGCCCACAGTTTATAGTGCCCTGA
- a CDS encoding AI-2E family transporter: MLKIFRNWTNRYFYDEEALVLLLLLVLGLALVVTMGTVLAPAIAALILAFLLQGLVQRLVNWGMRHILAVWTAFLVLVGLITSAVLVLFPILWRQMGNLIEELPRMVADAKAQLAVLPQRYPDYVSPEHVQQFTNLANHELGTVGQSLLSVSVASVPLLITALIYFVLVPILVFFFLKDQKLILNWMSGFLPRKRPIMQRVWLEMNDQIANYVRGKAVEILIVAAVSYASFSFMGLRYSLLLAIAVGLSVLVPYIGAAVVTLPVVLVGLWQWGLSSEFYWLLLVYGIIQALDGNVLVPVLFSEAVNLHPVAIIIAVLAFGGIWGFWGVFFAIPLATLLKAVINAWPSQPNGEGANA, translated from the coding sequence ATGTTGAAGATTTTCCGTAACTGGACCAATCGTTACTTTTACGACGAAGAAGCCCTGGTGTTGCTATTGCTACTGGTTCTTGGGCTGGCATTGGTGGTGACCATGGGAACCGTGCTGGCACCGGCCATTGCGGCGCTGATTCTGGCCTTTTTACTGCAGGGGCTGGTACAGCGACTGGTCAATTGGGGCATGCGCCATATTCTCGCAGTCTGGACTGCCTTTCTGGTGCTGGTGGGGTTGATCACCTCGGCGGTGCTGGTGTTGTTTCCGATTCTCTGGCGTCAGATGGGTAACCTGATTGAAGAGCTGCCGCGCATGGTGGCAGATGCCAAGGCCCAATTGGCGGTATTGCCCCAACGCTACCCGGATTACGTGTCGCCTGAACACGTCCAGCAGTTCACCAACCTTGCCAATCACGAACTGGGCACTGTGGGGCAATCTTTGCTGAGTGTGTCGGTGGCCAGCGTGCCGCTGCTGATTACCGCGTTGATTTATTTTGTGCTGGTGCCCATTCTGGTGTTTTTCTTTCTGAAAGATCAGAAGCTGATCCTCAACTGGATGAGTGGTTTTCTGCCGCGCAAACGCCCCATCATGCAGCGGGTCTGGCTGGAAATGAACGACCAGATTGCCAATTATGTGCGCGGTAAAGCGGTGGAAATCCTGATTGTTGCCGCCGTGTCCTATGCCAGCTTCAGTTTCATGGGGCTGCGTTATTCCTTGCTGCTGGCCATCGCCGTGGGTTTGTCTGTGTTGGTGCCTTATATCGGCGCCGCTGTCGTGACCTTACCGGTGGTATTGGTGGGCTTGTGGCAATGGGGCTTGAGCTCGGAGTTTTACTGGCTGTTACTGGTGTACGGCATTATTCAGGCGCTCGATGGCAACGTGCTGGTGCCGGTGCTGTTTTCCGAAGCCGTTAATCTGCACCCGGTCGCCATTATTATTGCCGTCTTGGCATTTGGTGGCATTTGGGGATTCTGGGGCGTGTTTTTTGCGATCCCGCTGGCGACCTTGTTAAAAGCCGTTATCAATGCCTGGCCCAGCCAGCCTAACGGCGAGGGTGCGAATGCTTAA
- a CDS encoding sulfurtransferase TusA family protein: MTPQSVPGPEGQIPDATVDATGLACPLPLLKAKQALHALAAGQILYIVATDPGSARDIPAFCRLAGHTLLATEETGQQWRFWLQKH; encoded by the coding sequence ATGACCCCGCAATCTGTGCCCGGCCCGGAAGGGCAGATTCCCGATGCCACGGTAGATGCCACCGGGTTGGCTTGCCCGCTGCCGTTGTTGAAAGCCAAGCAGGCGCTGCACGCGCTCGCCGCTGGTCAGATTTTGTACATCGTGGCCACCGATCCCGGTTCGGCGCGCGATATCCCGGCATTTTGTCGGTTGGCCGGCCATACCTTGCTGGCCACCGAGGAAACCGGTCAACAATGGCGCTTCTGGCTGCAAAAACACTAG